A stretch of Sulfurimonas autotrophica DSM 16294 DNA encodes these proteins:
- a CDS encoding AAA family ATPase produces the protein MIIAYVSKVDKECYNDLKDEFTDVKNFNSINDFISFYAASKNRDVVLLYRVECLEDIEKIKDIHFNNNIYMIVLGKNDTEFSLLAGKIGVDVYLSEEEADSGLITNLIIKSQSIIKQRRGNSNISVFTGISGGVGTTTISMNLAKTLAQEHPDKNVLFLDFAYTKAISNLFFNHPQPKKTIVDISNVQNMDMQELFENGLEKLNDNLYFVPGVQKHTDREELEKPENIQMFLNFIMFIKEKFDFIIIDVGVFEDVDLEIDIQEIADNIFVITEFSIPSMSVLKTYIDIIDKSGWYSKTHIIANRSDSFGSVTHEEARKILSKGLKHNFEIAFALPNDAIHLRECWNEAQLVCDEYPDAPFIVKLKEFGENFFIHDAALYENAHKGKKSFWDKVKQWL, from the coding sequence ATTAATGACTTTATCAGCTTTTATGCAGCGAGTAAAAACCGTGATGTGGTACTGCTTTACAGAGTTGAGTGCTTAGAAGATATCGAAAAAATTAAAGATATACATTTTAACAATAATATTTATATGATAGTTTTAGGAAAAAACGATACAGAATTTTCTTTGCTTGCAGGAAAGATTGGTGTAGATGTTTACCTCAGTGAGGAAGAAGCTGATTCGGGACTTATTACAAACCTCATCATCAAATCGCAAAGTATTATAAAGCAGCGCCGCGGTAACAGTAATATCTCTGTATTTACAGGTATAAGCGGCGGTGTAGGAACGACAACAATCTCTATGAATCTTGCAAAAACATTAGCACAGGAGCACCCTGATAAAAATGTTCTTTTTTTAGATTTTGCTTATACAAAAGCAATATCTAATCTGTTCTTTAATCATCCACAACCTAAAAAAACAATAGTAGATATATCGAATGTACAAAATATGGATATGCAGGAACTATTTGAAAATGGCTTAGAAAAACTCAATGACAATCTTTATTTTGTACCGGGTGTGCAAAAACATACAGACAGAGAAGAGCTGGAAAAACCTGAAAACATACAAATGTTTTTAAACTTCATCATGTTTATAAAAGAGAAGTTTGATTTTATCATTATAGATGTAGGGGTATTTGAAGATGTTGATCTCGAAATTGACATTCAAGAAATCGCAGATAATATTTTTGTTATTACAGAATTTTCTATACCGTCTATGTCTGTTTTAAAAACATATATAGACATCATAGACAAAAGCGGATGGTATTCCAAAACACATATCATAGCCAACCGTTCAGACTCTTTTGGAAGCGTCACTCACGAAGAAGCAAGAAAAATACTCTCAAAAGGCTTAAAACATAACTTTGAAATTGCTTTTGCTCTGCCAAATGATGCGATACACCTGCGAGAGTGCTGGAATGAAGCGCAGCTTGTTTGTGATGAATACCCCGATGCTCCTTTTATAGTAAAACTTAAAGAATTTGGAGAAAACTTTTTTATACATGACGCTGCCCTGTATGAAAATGCCCATAAAGGTAAAAAATCTTTTTGGGACAAGGTTAAACAATGGCTTTAA